In the Mytilus trossulus isolate FHL-02 chromosome 1, PNRI_Mtr1.1.1.hap1, whole genome shotgun sequence genome, one interval contains:
- the LOC134691668 gene encoding uncharacterized protein LOC134691668 produces MNNRKKSKLSAKEILIRNRERKRLQKNETSRKSYGKLYKNKESETKTYSQTINARKKREQREKSKKINERKLKNKMNVRKHRGKKNVELSSMSLVVPEGSNVFKNRMEKARALRKFKEGLPKSPSKRCAVISTYLARRSPRSPTIANLKHSVSPVEMAVVADIQEIIKSTKLKRSKNARSVMNSVTASISGENLANSRGKIKLCKNLGLPARRVAGGQRIRSRILKSESSAWALTQQKTRKDSISEETKKTVYNFWLSDGISHPTGNKSDIKRERLGPNLYTSHMTHVLEKTQTDA; encoded by the coding sequence atgaataacagaaaaaaaagtaaactttcgGCTAAGGAAATACTTATTAGGAACAGAGAACGAAAAAGGCTTCAGAAAAATGAAACGAGTAGAAAATCTTATGGAAAGTTGTACAAGAATAAAGAGAGCGAGACAAAAACATATAGTCAAACGATTAATGCAAGAAAAAAGAGAGAACAAAGGGAGAAAtctaagaaaataaatgaaagaaaactgaaaaataaaatgaatgtcCGTAAACAcagaggtaaaaaaaatgtagaactTTCATCAATGTCACTTGTTGTACCAGAAGgttcaaatgttttcaaaaacagAATGGAAAAGGCCAGAGCCctaagaaaatttaaagaaggtTTACCAAAATCTCCATCTAAACGATGCGCAGTTATATCGACTTATTTGGCCCGCAGATCCCCTCGATCGCCAACAATAGCTAATCTGAAACATTCAGTTTCGCCAGTTGAAATGGCCGTCGTTGCAGATattcaagaaataataaaatctacaaaattaaaGCGATCTAAGAATGCACGTTCGGTAATGAATTCTGTTACTGCATCAATCAGCGGGGAAAATTTAGCAAACTCGAGAGGTAAAATTAAACTGTGTAAAAATTTAGGTTTGCCAGCAAGAAGGGTTGCTGGAGGCCAGCGTATTAGGTCTAGAATTCTTAAAAGTGAATCGTCTGCATGGGCTCTTACGCAacagaaaacaagaaaagattCCATTTCagaagaaacaaagaaaacagttTATAACTTTTGGCTCTCTGATGGCATATCACACCCGACCGGCAACAAATCCGATATCAAAAGAGAACGATTGGGACCAAACTTATATACTTCGCATATGACACACGTGCTGGAAAAAACACAAACTGATGCGTAA